A genomic region of Plasmodium falciparum 3D7 genome assembly, chromosome: 11 contains the following coding sequences:
- a CDS encoding phosphatidylinositol N-acetylglucosaminyltransferase subunit H, putative — protein sequence MKNDVKKDVKDDVRNDVKDDVRNDVKGDKKNDDINCVKYHIKNKIRRYEHLYGIEYIYEKKKNRMFFLFVIIFFSLFILYYFYLGYIRGYLSVNEFHILLFILYIFCIVVYFNNIFTEKLLLLKNIGIQIDKKDSFENYTKFICKNEIENIFINEAIYMFEICPYLCIKLKNNDSVILFKDVVLGMNNMVNIYRDIKKIFFYNDNNILKTIKITHVKNDKGIYEIGQTDGEEEDEISDSVSYIVSEATSNHTSDKISDDISDQTDNFEEDEEVKKVIQKKYNYTKNKNYDNINLENNIYATNNCSSSEENIFKLLNFSSYENIKINKRSKKLRKNNSYDVYINKQLAIKIMNN from the exons atgaaaaatgatgTAAAAAAGGATGTAAAGGATGATGTAAGAAATGATGTAAAGGATGATGTAAGAAATGATGTAAAGggtgataaaaaaaatgatgatataaactGTGTCAAGTATCatattaagaataaaataagaagatATGAACATTTGTACGgtattgaatatatatatgaaaaaaagaaaaatcgaatgttctttttatttgttataattttcttttctttatttattttgtattactTTTATCTG GGTTATATTAGAGGATATTTAAGTGTTAATGAATTTCACATATTACTTTTTatcctatatatattttgtatcgTAGTATATTTCAACAATATTTTTActg AAAAATTActcttattaaaaaatattggaATTCAAATTGATAAAAAAGATTCATTTGAAAACTatacaaaatttatatgtaaaaatgagatagaaaatattttcattaatgaa gCCATTTACATGTTTGAAATATGTccatatttatgtattaagctaaaaaataatgattctGTTATTCTCTTCAAg gatGTTGTGTTGGGTATGAACAATATGGTAAATATCTACagagatataaaaaagatttttttttataatgataataatatattaaagactataaaaataacacACGTAAAAAATGACAAGGGTATCTATGAGATTGGACAAACCGATGgagaagaagaagatgaaaTTAGTGACTCTGTAAGTTACATTGTGAGTGAAGCTACGAGTAATCATACGAGTGATAAAATAAGTGACGATATAAGTGATCAGACAGATAATTTTGAAGAAGATGAGGAAGTAAAAAAggtaatacaaaaaaaatataattatacaaaaaacaaaaattatgataatataaatttggaaaataatatatatgctaCAAATAATTGTTCTTCAagtgaagaaaatattttcaaattattaaatttcagttcatatgaaaatattaaaattaataaaagatctaaaaaattaagaaaaaataactCGTatgatgtatatataaataaacaattagcaataaaaattatgaacaattaa